One window from the genome of Carassius carassius chromosome 15, fCarCar2.1, whole genome shotgun sequence encodes:
- the LOC132158219 gene encoding uncharacterized protein LOC132158219, which yields MSVFKMIVFLLLVAFVLPQSLSVDPKSTPCMPAKYNNAHNVFLKRHIPEEVPKTWDNNAWETFLRKIQTCGRPTQSFFRASEKQRVENVCTKAGGKTLSSNLCISKQKFSFVTVRIDVNEGLCGIKNIRNETKHIILACEQIGDACQPVHFEGNPENTAPSNNQLDCGSKGSSGTKTRPTVINVFAFLLTSVVMVYIL from the exons ATGTCG GTCttcaaaatgattgtttttttgcTACTTGTGGCTTTTGTCTTGCCTCAAAGTCTCTCAGTGGATCCAAAATCTACGCCTTGTATGCCAGCGAAGTACAACAACGCTCATAATGTTTTCCTCAAGCGCCATATTCCCGAGGAGGTCCCTAAAACGTGGGACAATAACGCTTGGGAAACTTTCCTGAGGAAAATTCAAACGTGTGGCAGACCGACGCAGTCGTTCTTCCGTGCCAGCGAGAAACAGCGAGTGGAAAATGTGTGTACTAAAGCCGGGGGTAAGACCCTGTCCAGTAACCTGTGTATCAGTAAACAGAAATTCTCCTTCGTAACGGTGCGGATCGATGTCAATGAAGGCTTGTGTGGGATCAAAAACATCCGCAATGAGACCAAACACATCATCCTCGCCTGTGAACAGATAGGAGATGCCTGTCAACCTGTTCATTTCGAAGGAAACCCTGAAAACACAGCACCAAGCAATAACCAGCTGGACTGCGGATCTAAGGGGAGCTCGGGGACTAAAACTAGGCCTACTGTGATAAATGTGTTTGCTTTCCTGTTGACTTCGGTAGTGATGGTTTACATTTTGTAA